From one Lolium rigidum isolate FL_2022 chromosome 4, APGP_CSIRO_Lrig_0.1, whole genome shotgun sequence genomic stretch:
- the LOC124705725 gene encoding putative ion channel POLLUX-like 2 isoform X2 yields the protein MMKLFPVMSHNITSLPFACMSDPIRTPAPLKLDVTLPPLPDVRWSISRLYYLFNTQLDRNIALSIITLLVTCFSIVFVGGLLFHKFRKKEQPLEECLWEAWACLCSSSTHLRQKTRIERVIGFFLAIWGILFYSRLLSAMTEQFRTQMYKVREGAQLQVLEDDHIIICGVNSHLTSILNQLNKFHESAIRVGTATARKQRILLLSELPRKHIEKLADSISKDLNHVDLFTKSCSLSLTKSFERAAANKAKSIIILPSKNERYEVDTDAFISLLALQSVPQIASVPTIVEASNSTTIELLKSITGLNVQPVEMVASKLFVQCSRQKGLLKIYRHLLNSRKNIFSLFSIPEVGGIKFKDVRRKIQDAVVCGIFRSGRIHFHPSEDTMLKETDKLLLIAPVCGRRKPQYTFLNIPEETKNSSHYSDSNEAQRSTSVVTELKETRLKNIVERPSKSLSKSNECTLGPRECILIVGWRPKITDMIREYDNYLGPGSVLEVLSETPITERTSVVNPLMKSQLKNIKVTHKVGCPMNYDILKEAIINIRKSAKCDKNVPISIVVISDRDWLIGDTVQADKQLAYTLLLAENICRKNDIKVQHLVSEIVDTGLGKQISRIRPSLSFVGAEEVMSLVTAQVAECSELNEVWKDILDAEGDEIYIKEIGLYMKEREKISFSELSERAVLRREVAIGYVKDQKQHINPTNKLEPLSLEMTDSLIVISEFEGEQPIVRDSETST from the exons ATGATGAAATTGTTCCCTGTGATGTCGCACAATATTACAAGTTTGCCATTTGCTTGCATGTCTGATCCTATCAGAACACCTGCGCCTCTTAAGTTAGACGTGACTCTTCCACCACTGCCTGATGTCAGATGGAGTATTTCACGCTTGTACTATCTATTCAATACACAGCTTGACCGAAACATTGCCTT GTCTATTATCACTTTGCTCGTCACGTGCTTTTCTATCGTGTTTGTTGGAGGATTGCTGTTTCATAAGTTCAG GAAGAAGGAACAGCCTCTGGAGGAGTGCTTATGGGAAGCTTGGGCATGTCTATGTTCATCATCTACTCATCTAAGA CAAAAGACGCGTATTGAGCGTGTTATTGGGTTCTTTCTTGCTATCTGGGGTATATTGTTCTATTCTCGTTTGTTAAGCGCAATGACGGAACAATTTAGA ACCCAAATGTATAAGGTTAGGGAAGGCGCACAGTTACAAGTCCTTGaggatgatcatatcatcatctgcgGAGTCAATAGTCATCTGACATCCATATTGAATCAGTTGAATAAGTTCCATGAATCAGCAATCCGCGTAGGTACTGCTACAGCAAG GAAGCAGAGAATTCTCCTTCTCTCGGAACTTCCCAGAAAGCATATCGAGAAGCTTGCAGATAGCATATCTAAAGATTTAAACCATGTTGATTTATTCACCAAGAG TTGTAGCCTTAGCTTGACAAAATCATTTGAAAGAGcagcagcaaacaaagcaaagtCTATAATCATCTTACCATCAAAGAATGAACG ATATGAAGTGGATACAGATGCATTTATTTCTTTATTGGCTCTCCAATCTGTTCCACAAATTGCATCAGTTCCTACCATTGTTGAG GCTTCTAACTCAACCACCATCGAACTTCTGAAATCAATCACAGGCTTAAATGTGCAACCGGTGGAGATGGTTGCTTCTAAGCTATTTGTGCAGTGCTCTAGGCAAAAGGGCCTTCTCAAAATCTACAGACACTTGCTTAATTCTCGCA AAAATATCTTCAGCCTTTTCAGCATTCCTGAAGTAGGAGGCATAAAGTTTAAGGATGTGAGACGTAAAATCCAAGAC GCAGTTGTTTGTGGTATTTTTCGGTCCGGAAGGATTCACTTCCACCCAAGTGAAGACACAATGTTGAAAGAAACAGATAAA TTGCTTCTTATCGCTCCTGTTTGTGGGAGGAGAAAACCACAGTATACATTTTTAAATATACCTGAAGAAACAAAAAATTCAAGTCATTACTCAGACTCAAATGAGGCTCAAAGATCTACGAGTGTGGTTACCGAGCTGAAGGAAACACGGCTAAAGAACATTGTAGAGCGCCCGTCAAAATCACTATCTAAG AGCAACGAATGTACACTTGGACCAAGGGAATGCATACTTATTGTTGGTTGGAGGCCGAAAATTACTGACATGATTCGAGAATATGATAATTACCTTGGACCTGGTAGTGTATTG GAAGTCTTGTCAGAAACCCCTATTACAGAGCGGACGAGTGTTGTCAACCCCCTAATGAAGAGCCAACTTAAAAATATTAAAGTTACTCATaag GTGGGATGTCCGATGAACTATGATATTTTGAAGgaagcaattattaacatcagaaAATCCGCCAAATGTGACAAAAATGTTCCTATTTCAATTGTCGTGATATCTGACAGAGACTGGCTAATTGGAG ATACTGTACAGGCCGATAAACAATTAGCATATACCCTTCTCCTTGCTGAAAATATTTGCCGGAAAAATGACATTAAG GTTCAGCATCTTGTATCAGAAATTGTAGACACGGGACTGGGAAAGCAA ATATCTAGAATAAGACCCTCCCTTTCGTTTGTTGGCGCAGAGGAAGTTATGAGTCTTGTGACGGCACAAG TTGCGGAATGTAGCGAGCTAAATGAAGTATGGAAGGATATTCTGGATGCTGAAGGAGATGAGATTTATATTAAG GAGATAGGACTGTACATGAAGGAAAGAGAAAAAATATCATTCTCGGAGCTGTCTGAAAGGGCAGTTTTGCGTCGTGAAGTTGCTATTGGCTACGTTAAGGACCAGAAGCAG CATATAAATCCTACAAACAAGTTGGAGCCACTTTCTCTTGAAATGACAGATTCGCTTATCGTGATATCCGAGTTCGAAGGTGAA
- the LOC124705725 gene encoding putative ion channel POLLUX-like 2 isoform X1, translating to MRSQLDAAAAASSPVSALRSRPPRALLRFRAYPGRFHICRAGGIGVRCSSSHLPSNPGGARVFHSAKRQGGMGIVPNVEMSAASETENHLCFPAKGNSNVVTIVSITLCLLLRVVIGQIQLMMKLFPVMSHNITSLPFACMSDPIRTPAPLKLDVTLPPLPDVRWSISRLYYLFNTQLDRNIALSIITLLVTCFSIVFVGGLLFHKFRKKEQPLEECLWEAWACLCSSSTHLRQKTRIERVIGFFLAIWGILFYSRLLSAMTEQFRTQMYKVREGAQLQVLEDDHIIICGVNSHLTSILNQLNKFHESAIRVGTATARKQRILLLSELPRKHIEKLADSISKDLNHVDLFTKSCSLSLTKSFERAAANKAKSIIILPSKNERYEVDTDAFISLLALQSVPQIASVPTIVEASNSTTIELLKSITGLNVQPVEMVASKLFVQCSRQKGLLKIYRHLLNSRKNIFSLFSIPEVGGIKFKDVRRKIQDAVVCGIFRSGRIHFHPSEDTMLKETDKLLLIAPVCGRRKPQYTFLNIPEETKNSSHYSDSNEAQRSTSVVTELKETRLKNIVERPSKSLSKSNECTLGPRECILIVGWRPKITDMIREYDNYLGPGSVLEVLSETPITERTSVVNPLMKSQLKNIKVTHKVGCPMNYDILKEAIINIRKSAKCDKNVPISIVVISDRDWLIGDTVQADKQLAYTLLLAENICRKNDIKVQHLVSEIVDTGLGKQISRIRPSLSFVGAEEVMSLVTAQVAECSELNEVWKDILDAEGDEIYIKEIGLYMKEREKISFSELSERAVLRREVAIGYVKDQKQHINPTNKLEPLSLEMTDSLIVISEFEGEQPIVRDSETST from the exons ATGAGGTCGCAGCtcgacgcagccgccgccgcctcgtcgccggtGTCCGCTCTCCGCTCCCGGCCGCCCCGGGCACTCCTCAG GTTCCGTGCGTACCCAGGCCGATTTCACATCTGTCGCGCCGGCGGGATCGGGGTTCGCTGCTCGTCTAGCCATCTCCCCAGCAACCCAG GAGGGGCAAGAGTGTTCCATTCGGCCAAGAGGCAAGGCGGCATGGGAATCGTGCCTAATGTGGAAATGTCGGCTGCGTCAGAGACAGAAAATCACCTATGCTTTCCTGCTAAG GGAAACTCCAACGTGGTGACTATAGTAAGCATCACGTTATGCCTTCTCCTCAGAGTTGTTATAGGCCAGATACAGTTGATGATGAAATTGTTCCCTGTGATGTCGCACAATATTACAAGTTTGCCATTTGCTTGCATGTCTGATCCTATCAGAACACCTGCGCCTCTTAAGTTAGACGTGACTCTTCCACCACTGCCTGATGTCAGATGGAGTATTTCACGCTTGTACTATCTATTCAATACACAGCTTGACCGAAACATTGCCTT GTCTATTATCACTTTGCTCGTCACGTGCTTTTCTATCGTGTTTGTTGGAGGATTGCTGTTTCATAAGTTCAG GAAGAAGGAACAGCCTCTGGAGGAGTGCTTATGGGAAGCTTGGGCATGTCTATGTTCATCATCTACTCATCTAAGA CAAAAGACGCGTATTGAGCGTGTTATTGGGTTCTTTCTTGCTATCTGGGGTATATTGTTCTATTCTCGTTTGTTAAGCGCAATGACGGAACAATTTAGA ACCCAAATGTATAAGGTTAGGGAAGGCGCACAGTTACAAGTCCTTGaggatgatcatatcatcatctgcgGAGTCAATAGTCATCTGACATCCATATTGAATCAGTTGAATAAGTTCCATGAATCAGCAATCCGCGTAGGTACTGCTACAGCAAG GAAGCAGAGAATTCTCCTTCTCTCGGAACTTCCCAGAAAGCATATCGAGAAGCTTGCAGATAGCATATCTAAAGATTTAAACCATGTTGATTTATTCACCAAGAG TTGTAGCCTTAGCTTGACAAAATCATTTGAAAGAGcagcagcaaacaaagcaaagtCTATAATCATCTTACCATCAAAGAATGAACG ATATGAAGTGGATACAGATGCATTTATTTCTTTATTGGCTCTCCAATCTGTTCCACAAATTGCATCAGTTCCTACCATTGTTGAG GCTTCTAACTCAACCACCATCGAACTTCTGAAATCAATCACAGGCTTAAATGTGCAACCGGTGGAGATGGTTGCTTCTAAGCTATTTGTGCAGTGCTCTAGGCAAAAGGGCCTTCTCAAAATCTACAGACACTTGCTTAATTCTCGCA AAAATATCTTCAGCCTTTTCAGCATTCCTGAAGTAGGAGGCATAAAGTTTAAGGATGTGAGACGTAAAATCCAAGAC GCAGTTGTTTGTGGTATTTTTCGGTCCGGAAGGATTCACTTCCACCCAAGTGAAGACACAATGTTGAAAGAAACAGATAAA TTGCTTCTTATCGCTCCTGTTTGTGGGAGGAGAAAACCACAGTATACATTTTTAAATATACCTGAAGAAACAAAAAATTCAAGTCATTACTCAGACTCAAATGAGGCTCAAAGATCTACGAGTGTGGTTACCGAGCTGAAGGAAACACGGCTAAAGAACATTGTAGAGCGCCCGTCAAAATCACTATCTAAG AGCAACGAATGTACACTTGGACCAAGGGAATGCATACTTATTGTTGGTTGGAGGCCGAAAATTACTGACATGATTCGAGAATATGATAATTACCTTGGACCTGGTAGTGTATTG GAAGTCTTGTCAGAAACCCCTATTACAGAGCGGACGAGTGTTGTCAACCCCCTAATGAAGAGCCAACTTAAAAATATTAAAGTTACTCATaag GTGGGATGTCCGATGAACTATGATATTTTGAAGgaagcaattattaacatcagaaAATCCGCCAAATGTGACAAAAATGTTCCTATTTCAATTGTCGTGATATCTGACAGAGACTGGCTAATTGGAG ATACTGTACAGGCCGATAAACAATTAGCATATACCCTTCTCCTTGCTGAAAATATTTGCCGGAAAAATGACATTAAG GTTCAGCATCTTGTATCAGAAATTGTAGACACGGGACTGGGAAAGCAA ATATCTAGAATAAGACCCTCCCTTTCGTTTGTTGGCGCAGAGGAAGTTATGAGTCTTGTGACGGCACAAG TTGCGGAATGTAGCGAGCTAAATGAAGTATGGAAGGATATTCTGGATGCTGAAGGAGATGAGATTTATATTAAG GAGATAGGACTGTACATGAAGGAAAGAGAAAAAATATCATTCTCGGAGCTGTCTGAAAGGGCAGTTTTGCGTCGTGAAGTTGCTATTGGCTACGTTAAGGACCAGAAGCAG CATATAAATCCTACAAACAAGTTGGAGCCACTTTCTCTTGAAATGACAGATTCGCTTATCGTGATATCCGAGTTCGAAGGTGAA